In Serratia marcescens subsp. marcescens ATCC 13880, a single genomic region encodes these proteins:
- a CDS encoding UDP-glucose dehydrogenase family protein, whose product MKVTVFGIGYVGLVQAAVLAEVGHDVMCIDVDERKVENLKKGNIPIFEPGLTPLVQQNYEAGRLHFTTDAKAGVAHGNIQFIAVGTPPDEDGSADLKYVTAVARTIAEHMTDRKVVIDKSTVPVGTADKVRQVMAETLAKRGSNVPFDVVSNPEFLKEGAAVADCMRPERIVIGTDNKEVIEPIRELYEPFNRNHDRMIMMDIRSAELTKYAANCMLATKISFMNEMSNLAEMLGADIEKVRQGIGSDSRIGYHFIYPGCGYGGSCFPKDVQALIRTAEQIGYQPKLLQAVEQVNYQQKDKLNSFIKDYFGSDLKGKTFALWGLAFKPNTDDMREASSRVLMEQLWAAGATVQAYDPEAMNEVQRIYGQRDDLKLMGTKEAALHGADALVICTEWQNFRAPDFDVIKSALKQPVIFDGRNLYDPERLANRGFTYYAIGRGASIKPVI is encoded by the coding sequence ATGAAAGTAACAGTTTTTGGTATTGGTTATGTGGGGCTGGTACAGGCCGCCGTGCTGGCTGAAGTTGGCCATGACGTTATGTGCATCGATGTTGACGAGCGAAAAGTCGAGAACCTGAAAAAAGGGAATATCCCGATTTTTGAACCGGGCCTGACGCCGCTGGTACAGCAAAACTATGAGGCCGGGCGCCTGCATTTCACCACCGATGCCAAAGCGGGTGTGGCGCACGGGAATATCCAGTTTATCGCCGTCGGTACGCCGCCGGATGAAGACGGTTCCGCCGATCTGAAATATGTCACCGCGGTGGCGCGCACCATCGCCGAGCACATGACCGATCGCAAAGTGGTGATCGACAAATCTACCGTGCCGGTCGGCACGGCGGACAAAGTGCGTCAGGTGATGGCGGAAACGCTGGCAAAACGCGGCAGCAACGTGCCGTTTGACGTGGTGTCCAACCCTGAATTCCTGAAGGAAGGCGCTGCGGTGGCTGACTGCATGCGCCCTGAGCGCATCGTTATCGGTACCGATAATAAAGAGGTGATCGAGCCTATTCGCGAGCTGTACGAGCCGTTTAACCGCAATCACGATCGTATGATCATGATGGATATCCGCAGCGCGGAGCTGACCAAATATGCCGCCAACTGCATGCTGGCGACCAAAATCAGCTTTATGAACGAAATGTCCAACCTGGCGGAAATGTTGGGCGCGGACATCGAGAAAGTGCGTCAGGGCATCGGTTCCGATTCACGCATTGGTTATCACTTCATCTACCCTGGCTGTGGCTACGGCGGTTCTTGCTTCCCGAAAGATGTTCAGGCGCTGATCCGCACGGCGGAGCAGATCGGTTACCAACCGAAGCTGTTGCAGGCGGTAGAGCAGGTCAACTACCAACAAAAAGACAAGCTGAACAGCTTTATCAAAGACTATTTCGGCAGCGATTTGAAGGGCAAAACCTTCGCACTGTGGGGCCTGGCGTTCAAGCCGAATACCGATGACATGCGTGAAGCGTCCAGCCGTGTGCTGATGGAGCAGCTGTGGGCTGCCGGCGCCACCGTCCAGGCCTACGATCCGGAAGCGATGAACGAAGTTCAGCGCATCTATGGCCAGCGCGACGACCTGAAGCTGATGGGTACCAAAGAGGCTGCGTTGCATGGCGCCGATGCTCTGGTGATCTGCACCGAATGGCAGAATTTCCGCGCGCCGGACTTCGATGTGATCAAGAGTGCGTTGAAACAGCCGGTGATCTTCGATGGACGTAACCTGTACGATCCTGAGCGTTTGGCGAATCGCGGCTTTACCTACTATGCGATTGGCCGCGGTGCCTCGATTAAACCGGTTATTTAA
- the galU gene encoding UTP--glucose-1-phosphate uridylyltransferase GalU, whose protein sequence is MPAVNRKVRKAVIPVAGLGTRMLPATKAIPKEMLPLVDKPLIQYVVNECIAAGINEIVLVTHSSKNSIENHFDTSFELEAMLEKRVKRQLLDEVQSICPKGVTVMQVRQGNAKGLGHAIMCAYPMVGDEPVAVVLPDVILDEYSADPKKDNLHEMLQRFEATGVSQIMVEPVPHKDVGNYGVADCKGVDLQPGESAPMVSVVEKPSPDKAPSNLAIVGRYVLSADIWPLLAKTPPGAGDEIQLTDSIEMLMQQETVEAYHLKGVSHDCGNKLGYMQAFVEYGMRHASLGKEFSQWLQQVVAADKK, encoded by the coding sequence ATGCCTGCTGTAAATCGCAAAGTCAGAAAAGCCGTGATCCCGGTTGCAGGCTTGGGTACGCGGATGTTGCCGGCCACCAAAGCCATTCCGAAAGAAATGCTGCCGCTGGTTGATAAACCTCTGATCCAATACGTCGTCAATGAGTGCATTGCGGCGGGGATTAACGAGATTGTGCTGGTCACCCACTCCTCCAAGAACTCGATCGAAAACCATTTTGATACCAGTTTCGAACTCGAAGCGATGCTGGAAAAACGCGTCAAGCGCCAATTGCTGGACGAAGTGCAGTCGATCTGCCCGAAAGGCGTTACCGTGATGCAGGTTCGTCAGGGTAATGCCAAAGGCCTGGGGCACGCGATTATGTGTGCCTACCCGATGGTGGGCGATGAACCGGTCGCGGTGGTGCTTCCGGATGTGATCCTCGACGAATACAGCGCCGATCCGAAAAAAGACAACCTGCATGAAATGCTGCAGCGCTTCGAAGCCACCGGCGTCAGCCAGATCATGGTTGAACCCGTGCCGCATAAGGATGTCGGAAACTACGGCGTAGCCGACTGTAAGGGCGTTGATTTGCAACCGGGCGAAAGCGCGCCGATGGTCAGCGTGGTTGAGAAACCGTCGCCGGATAAAGCCCCTTCCAACCTGGCGATTGTCGGTCGTTATGTGTTGTCCGCCGATATTTGGCCGCTGTTGGCGAAAACGCCTCCAGGCGCCGGCGATGAAATTCAGCTGACTGACAGCATCGAAATGCTGATGCAGCAGGAAACGGTGGAAGCGTATCACCTGAAAGGCGTGAGCCATGACTGCGGTAACAAACTGGGTTACATGCAGGCCTTCGTGGAGTACGGCATGCGTCATGCCAGCCTGGGCAAAGAGTTTTCTCAGTGGCTGCAGCAGGTTGTTGCCGCTGACAAGAAGTGA
- the rssB gene encoding two-component system response regulator RssB produces the protein MALPLTHKRILIVEDEQVFRSVLVGYLTSLGAETGEATNGLQALSAVDDFKPDLILCDLAMPEMGGIEFVEHLRLQGLQIPVLVISATDKMADIAKVLRLGVQDVLLKPLTDLNRLREAVLACLYPNMFTSQAIEEVELFQDWDALSKNPSEAVKLLKQLQPPVQQTIAHCRINYRQLTTGENPGLVLDIAALSEKDLAFYCLDVTRAGDNGVLAALLLRALFNGLLQDHLANQQHRLPQMSALLKQVNQLLRQGKLDGQFPLLLGYYHAENKNLILVSAGLHANVNTGDNQIQLSNGVPLGTLGATYMNQISQRCTAWQCQVWGSGGRLRLMLSAE, from the coding sequence ATGGCATTACCACTCACTCACAAGCGCATCTTGATCGTTGAGGACGAACAGGTTTTTCGTTCCGTGCTGGTCGGTTATCTGACCTCGCTGGGCGCTGAAACCGGCGAGGCGACCAACGGTTTACAGGCGCTGAGTGCCGTCGATGACTTCAAGCCGGATCTGATTCTGTGCGATCTCGCGATGCCGGAAATGGGCGGTATCGAATTTGTTGAACATCTGCGTTTGCAGGGGCTGCAGATCCCGGTGCTGGTGATCTCGGCCACCGACAAGATGGCGGACATCGCCAAGGTGCTGCGGTTGGGCGTGCAGGATGTGCTGCTCAAGCCGCTGACCGATCTCAATCGCCTGCGTGAAGCGGTGCTGGCGTGTTTATACCCCAATATGTTCACCTCCCAGGCGATTGAAGAGGTTGAACTGTTTCAGGACTGGGATGCGTTGAGCAAAAATCCTTCCGAAGCCGTCAAACTGCTTAAGCAACTGCAGCCGCCGGTACAGCAGACCATTGCGCATTGCCGGATCAACTATCGGCAGTTAACCACCGGCGAAAATCCCGGCCTGGTGCTGGATATCGCCGCCTTGTCAGAAAAGGATCTGGCATTCTATTGTCTGGACGTCACGCGTGCCGGCGATAATGGCGTATTGGCGGCATTGCTGTTGCGCGCATTATTTAATGGGCTGCTGCAGGACCATCTGGCTAATCAACAGCATCGTTTGCCGCAAATGTCGGCATTGTTAAAGCAGGTTAATCAATTATTGCGGCAGGGGAAATTAGACGGTCAATTCCCTCTGTTGTTGGGATATTATCACGCCGAAAATAAAAACCTGATTCTGGTTTCCGCCGGGCTGCATGCCAACGTCAATACCGGTGACAATCAAATCCAGTTGAGCAACGGCGTGCCGCTGGGGACGCTGGGGGCTACCTACATGAATCAGATCAGCCAGCGTTGTACCGCCTGGCAATGTCAGGTATGGGGCAGCGGTGGCCGATTGCGACTGATGCTCAGCGCTGAATAG
- the rssA gene encoding patatin-like phospholipase RssA — MRQIKIGLALGAGSAKGWAHIGVINALKKLGIEVDIVAGCSVGALVGAAFASHRLPAMEQWVRSFSYWDVIRLMDFSWQRGGLLRGERVFNAVGQLLKINDIADCALKFGAVTTNLSTGRELWLTEGDIHQAIRASCSMPGLLAPVWADGYWLVDGAVVNPVPVSLCRAMGADIVIAVDLQHDAHLMQQDLFSIRIEEESPNDAPAATWRGRLRERVGRMRKRKPATAPTAMEIMSTSIQMLENRLKRNRMASDPPDVLIQPFCPQISTLDFHRADEAIEAGLLAVEKQLDRLLPLIKNR; from the coding sequence ATGCGGCAAATCAAGATCGGACTGGCGCTGGGAGCGGGCTCGGCTAAAGGCTGGGCGCACATCGGCGTGATCAATGCGTTAAAGAAGCTGGGGATTGAGGTCGATATCGTTGCCGGCTGCTCTGTCGGCGCGTTGGTGGGCGCCGCGTTCGCCAGCCATCGCCTGCCGGCGATGGAGCAGTGGGTGCGATCGTTCAGCTATTGGGACGTGATTCGCCTGATGGATTTTTCCTGGCAGCGCGGCGGCCTATTGCGCGGCGAGCGGGTGTTTAACGCCGTCGGACAGCTGCTGAAGATCAATGATATCGCCGATTGTGCGTTGAAGTTCGGTGCCGTGACGACCAATCTCAGCACCGGGCGTGAGCTGTGGCTGACCGAAGGCGATATTCATCAGGCGATACGCGCCTCCTGCAGCATGCCTGGCCTGTTGGCGCCGGTATGGGCCGACGGCTATTGGCTGGTGGATGGCGCGGTGGTCAATCCGGTGCCGGTGTCGCTTTGCCGCGCCATGGGCGCCGATATCGTCATTGCGGTCGATCTGCAGCATGACGCGCACCTGATGCAGCAGGACCTGTTCTCGATACGTATCGAGGAAGAAAGCCCGAACGATGCGCCTGCGGCTACCTGGCGCGGGCGTCTGCGGGAACGCGTCGGCAGAATGCGTAAGCGCAAACCGGCGACGGCGCCGACGGCGATGGAGATTATGAGCACATCGATTCAAATGCTGGAAAATCGCCTGAAGCGCAACCGGATGGCGAGCGATCCGCCGGATGTCTTGATCCAGCCTTTTTGCCCGCAAATCTCAACGCTGGATTTCCACCGCGCCGATGAAGCGATCGAGGCGGGGTTGCTGGCGGTTGAAAAACAACTGGATCGGTTGTTGCCGTTGATAAAAAATAGATAA
- a CDS encoding YchJ family protein yields MPESCPCGSGLAYNACCAPFISGSQPAPTPGQLMRSRFTAYVNHNVDYLIATWHPDCGAEAWRNAIVDSFKNTEWLGLTIVEEKAGHEPDEGFVEFIARFTDGESGEPQAMHERSRFLRRDQRWYYIDGTKPQPGRNAMCPCGSGKKYKKCCGR; encoded by the coding sequence TTGCCCGAATCATGCCCATGCGGCAGCGGACTGGCGTATAACGCGTGCTGCGCCCCTTTTATCAGCGGCAGTCAGCCGGCGCCGACGCCCGGCCAACTGATGCGTTCACGCTTCACCGCCTACGTGAATCATAACGTCGACTATTTGATCGCCACCTGGCACCCCGACTGTGGCGCCGAAGCGTGGCGCAATGCAATCGTCGACAGCTTTAAGAATACCGAGTGGCTGGGCCTGACCATCGTGGAAGAGAAAGCCGGTCATGAGCCGGATGAAGGCTTCGTCGAATTCATCGCCCGTTTCACCGATGGCGAAAGCGGCGAACCGCAGGCGATGCATGAGCGCTCGCGCTTCCTTCGTCGCGATCAACGTTGGTATTATATCGACGGCACCAAACCCCAGCCCGGCCGAAATGCGATGTGTCCCTGTGGCTCAGGGAAAAAATACAAGAAGTGCTGCGGGCGCTAG
- the purU gene encoding formyltetrahydrofolate deformylase: MPHQNVQRKVLRTICPDAKGLIAKITNICYKHELNIVQNNEFVDHRTGRFFMRTELEGIFNDNTLLADLDSALPEGSLRELHSTGRRRIVVLVTKEAHCLGDLLMKSAYGGLDVEIAAVIGNHDTLQSLVERFDIPFHLVSHEGLTREQHDREMTAKIDQYQPDYVVLAKYMRVLTPAFVQHYPNQVINIHHSFLPAFIGARPYHQAYERGVKIIGATAHYVNDNLDEGPIIMQDVIHVDHTYSAEDMMRAGRDVEKNVLSRALYQVLAQRVFVYGNRTVIL; this comes from the coding sequence ATGCCGCACCAAAATGTACAACGGAAAGTGTTACGCACCATCTGCCCGGACGCCAAAGGGCTGATCGCCAAGATCACCAACATCTGTTACAAGCACGAACTCAATATCGTCCAGAATAATGAGTTCGTCGATCACCGCACCGGGCGTTTCTTCATGCGCACCGAGCTGGAAGGCATTTTCAACGACAACACGCTGCTGGCCGATCTGGACAGCGCCCTGCCGGAAGGTTCGCTGCGTGAACTGCACAGCACCGGGCGCCGGCGCATCGTGGTGCTGGTCACCAAAGAGGCGCACTGCCTGGGCGATCTGTTGATGAAAAGCGCCTATGGCGGCCTCGACGTTGAGATCGCCGCCGTAATCGGCAACCACGACACGCTGCAATCGCTGGTGGAGCGTTTCGATATTCCTTTCCATCTGGTGAGCCACGAAGGCTTGACGCGCGAACAGCACGACCGCGAAATGACGGCCAAGATCGATCAATATCAGCCGGATTACGTGGTGCTGGCCAAATATATGCGCGTGCTGACTCCGGCCTTCGTGCAACATTATCCGAATCAGGTAATCAACATTCACCATTCGTTCCTGCCGGCGTTTATCGGCGCGCGGCCTTATCACCAGGCCTACGAACGCGGGGTAAAAATCATCGGCGCCACCGCCCACTACGTTAACGACAATCTCGACGAAGGCCCGATCATCATGCAGGACGTGATCCACGTCGATCACACCTATTCCGCCGAGGATATGATGCGCGCCGGCCGCGACGTGGAGAAAAATGTGCTCAGCCGCGCCCTGTATCAGGTGCTGGCGCAGCGCGTCTTCGTCTACGGCAACCGCACCGTTATTCTGTAA
- a CDS encoding TIGR00730 family Rossman fold protein gives MRNNICVFCGASEGVNPAYAEQARQLGQLLAAQGRRLIYGGGKKGLMGIVADAVLAAGGEAVGIIPERLVEAETAHRGLTELEVVPDMHTRKARMAALADSFIALPGGIGTLEELFEIWTWGQIGYHNKPVGLLNVNGFYRPLSQFLEHVADQGFMRHDYLGTLHISESAQTLLQQFDDYQPKNYDRWAK, from the coding sequence ATGCGAAACAATATTTGCGTTTTTTGTGGCGCCAGCGAAGGCGTCAATCCCGCTTATGCCGAGCAGGCTCGTCAACTGGGGCAACTGCTGGCCGCACAGGGGCGCCGTTTAATCTACGGCGGCGGCAAAAAAGGATTGATGGGGATCGTGGCGGACGCGGTGTTGGCCGCAGGCGGTGAAGCGGTCGGCATTATCCCCGAGCGCCTGGTTGAAGCGGAAACGGCGCATCGTGGCCTGACTGAACTGGAAGTAGTGCCAGACATGCATACGCGCAAAGCCCGTATGGCGGCGCTGGCGGACAGTTTTATCGCCCTGCCCGGCGGCATCGGCACGCTGGAAGAGCTGTTTGAAATCTGGACCTGGGGGCAAATCGGCTATCACAACAAGCCGGTCGGCCTGCTGAACGTCAACGGATTCTACCGCCCGCTGAGCCAGTTCCTCGAGCACGTCGCCGATCAGGGCTTTATGCGTCACGACTATCTCGGCACCCTGCACATCAGCGAATCGGCACAGACGCTGCTGCAACAGTTTGACGACTATCAACCTAAAAATTACGACCGCTGGGCGAAATAA
- the xthA gene encoding exodeoxyribonuclease III: protein MKFVSFNINGLRARPHQLAAIIEQHQPDVIGLQETKVHDDMFPLEEVSQHGYHVFYHGQKGHYGVALLTKAEPLAVRRGFPTDEEDAQRRIIMADLATPQGTLTVINGYFPQGESRDHPIKFPAKTRFYQDLQNYLEQQLSAESPVLIMGDMNISPSDYDIGIGEDNRKRWLRTGKCSFLPEEREWMDRLLNWGLVDTYRHANPGRNDEFSWFDYRSKGFDDNRGLRIDLLLASTPLASRCIATGIDYQTRGMEKPSDHAPVWAEFTL from the coding sequence ATGAAGTTTGTCTCTTTTAATATCAATGGACTGCGCGCGCGTCCGCATCAGCTGGCGGCAATTATCGAACAGCACCAGCCCGACGTGATCGGTCTGCAGGAAACCAAAGTTCACGATGACATGTTCCCATTGGAAGAAGTCAGCCAGCACGGCTATCACGTGTTCTATCACGGGCAAAAAGGCCATTACGGCGTGGCGCTGCTGACCAAAGCGGAGCCCCTGGCCGTGCGCCGCGGTTTCCCAACCGATGAAGAAGACGCGCAGCGTCGCATCATCATGGCCGATCTGGCTACGCCGCAGGGCACACTGACGGTGATCAACGGCTACTTCCCGCAAGGTGAAAGCCGCGACCACCCGATCAAATTCCCGGCTAAAACACGCTTTTATCAGGATCTGCAAAACTACCTGGAGCAGCAGCTATCGGCGGAATCCCCGGTGCTGATCATGGGCGACATGAATATCAGCCCCAGCGATTACGATATCGGCATCGGCGAAGACAACCGCAAACGCTGGCTGCGCACCGGTAAATGCTCCTTCCTGCCGGAAGAGCGCGAATGGATGGATCGCCTGCTGAACTGGGGCCTGGTCGATACCTACCGCCACGCCAACCCGGGGCGCAACGACGAGTTCTCATGGTTCGACTACCGCTCCAAAGGGTTCGATGACAACCGCGGCCTGCGTATCGATCTGCTGCTGGCCAGCACCCCGCTGGCTTCGCGCTGCATCGCCACCGGCATCGATTACCAAACCCGCGGCATGGAGAAACCTTCCGACCATGCGCCGGTCTGGGCGGAATTTACGCTGTAA
- a CDS encoding pyrimidine (deoxy)nucleoside triphosphate diphosphatase — MKIIDVVAAILEQNGRILLAQRGAGSDQAGLWEFPGGKVEAGENQPEALARELDEELGICARIGNYVGSNQWQQGERLIRLHAWQVAEFSGELQQRCHSALVWVTPQQAQEYALAPADVPLLAEYIAAQGDSR; from the coding sequence ATGAAAATTATCGACGTGGTAGCCGCCATTCTGGAACAGAATGGCCGCATTTTGCTGGCCCAGCGCGGCGCAGGCAGCGATCAGGCCGGTCTGTGGGAGTTTCCCGGCGGCAAGGTTGAAGCCGGCGAAAACCAGCCAGAGGCGCTGGCGCGCGAGCTGGATGAAGAATTGGGGATTTGCGCCCGTATCGGCAACTATGTGGGCAGCAATCAGTGGCAGCAAGGCGAACGCCTCATCCGGCTGCACGCCTGGCAAGTCGCAGAGTTCTCCGGTGAACTGCAACAGCGCTGCCACTCGGCGCTGGTCTGGGTCACGCCGCAACAGGCGCAGGAATACGCTCTGGCACCCGCTGACGTTCCACTGCTGGCGGAGTATATCGCCGCGCAAGGCGATTCACGCTGA
- a CDS encoding YnjH family protein, which yields MKRGLNGVLAAAALMFSGLAAANRGDVDVVLPVSPEIWGTAKNGANSPPAQPCNRCCVYQNQNYSEGAVLKVEGEVLQCVREPNTIGTNPLIWVRLKK from the coding sequence ATGAAACGCGGACTCAATGGGGTGCTGGCTGCCGCTGCCCTGATGTTTTCCGGCCTGGCCGCCGCCAACCGGGGCGATGTGGACGTGGTGTTGCCGGTTTCGCCGGAGATTTGGGGGACGGCGAAAAACGGCGCCAATTCGCCACCGGCGCAGCCCTGCAACCGCTGTTGCGTCTACCAGAATCAAAACTATTCCGAAGGCGCGGTGCTCAAAGTGGAAGGGGAAGTGCTGCAGTGTGTGCGTGAGCCTAACACTATCGGCACCAACCCCTTGATTTGGGTGCGATTAAAGAAGTGA